In Alkalihalobacillus sp. TS-13, the following are encoded in one genomic region:
- a CDS encoding Gfo/Idh/MocA family protein, with the protein MINVALLSRWHVHADDYAKLAHENENVSIKLVWDENPERGKRWAEELGVPFRSHLESVLADPEIDAVIVDTPTNRHKEIILSAARHGKHIFTEKVLAFTVKDCEEIYETVRGNNVQLMVSLPRLTENYYLYAQDVVDQGLLGKLTTIRCRLAHNGAVPLEGKSTGWLPEHFFNKEECGGGALIDLGAHPIYLTNRLAGKADSVSARLLQTEGHDVDDNAVALIEYDSGALGVLETGFLSTGSPFQLELYGTEGTLLIEDQEIRMKSSKLNGEWVIPESLPEPHHSPFDQWVLAIVNNEPTTISESDVLGLTLINEASKISDEQGRRVATKEILNETTQIK; encoded by the coding sequence ATGATTAATGTTGCCCTGCTGAGCAGATGGCACGTCCATGCAGATGATTATGCAAAACTCGCGCATGAAAATGAAAACGTTTCAATCAAACTTGTTTGGGATGAAAATCCGGAGCGGGGTAAGAGATGGGCTGAGGAGCTTGGGGTCCCATTCAGAAGTCATCTCGAGTCGGTGCTGGCTGATCCAGAAATCGATGCGGTGATTGTAGATACACCAACCAATCGCCATAAAGAAATCATTCTGTCAGCGGCACGACATGGAAAGCACATTTTTACGGAAAAAGTTCTCGCATTCACTGTGAAAGACTGTGAGGAAATCTATGAAACGGTAAGGGGAAATAATGTACAGCTCATGGTTTCCTTACCACGCCTTACAGAAAATTATTACCTTTATGCACAAGATGTCGTTGATCAAGGTCTCTTAGGAAAACTGACCACGATCCGATGCAGATTGGCTCATAACGGTGCAGTGCCACTTGAAGGGAAATCAACGGGTTGGCTGCCTGAACACTTTTTCAATAAGGAGGAATGTGGAGGAGGTGCACTGATTGACCTTGGTGCTCATCCGATCTATTTGACAAACCGTCTTGCTGGAAAAGCAGATTCGGTTTCAGCTCGCCTTCTACAAACGGAAGGCCATGACGTCGATGATAATGCAGTCGCCTTGATTGAATATGATTCTGGTGCGCTTGGCGTACTGGAAACCGGATTTTTATCCACCGGCAGTCCGTTTCAATTAGAGCTTTATGGAACAGAAGGAACCCTTTTAATTGAAGATCAAGAAATCCGTATGAAAAGCAGTAAGCTGAATGGAGAATGGGTCATACCAGAATCTCTCCCAGAACCCCATCATTCTCCTTTTGATCAATGGGTACTTGCAATCGTAAATAACGAACCGACTACGATTTCCGAATCGGATGTACTTGGTCTGACATTGATCAATGAAGCATCGAAAATATCTGATGAACAGGGACGTAGGGTCGCAACGAAAGAAATCCTGAATGAAACTACACAAATCAAGTAG
- a CDS encoding sigma-70 family RNA polymerase sigma factor has product MSEVNKVEKLRKKTRNETIIELMDRYGDMVKKLAFTYVKDMSTAEDVAQDVFISCYHNIHSFQGRSSYKTWIYRITINRSKDVLKSSRFKKWLPFKNDQNHVSKEHSPELRLLKKDDESLVTKSLLSVHEKYRGILYMYFYDELKIKEISEITNLKEGTVKTRISRGKELLRKELERRGLER; this is encoded by the coding sequence ATGTCAGAGGTGAACAAAGTGGAAAAACTGCGCAAAAAAACCCGTAATGAAACCATTATTGAACTCATGGATCGATATGGGGACATGGTAAAGAAGTTGGCTTTTACATACGTCAAAGACATGAGCACGGCAGAAGATGTTGCACAGGATGTCTTCATAAGCTGCTATCATAACATTCATTCATTTCAAGGACGATCAAGCTATAAAACATGGATCTACCGGATTACTATCAACCGTTCAAAGGATGTACTCAAGAGCAGTCGATTTAAGAAATGGCTGCCTTTTAAAAATGATCAAAACCATGTGTCAAAAGAACACTCACCTGAACTGAGGCTGCTAAAAAAAGACGACGAATCATTAGTGACCAAATCGTTGTTGTCTGTTCATGAAAAGTATCGTGGTATCCTTTACATGTATTTTTACGATGAATTGAAAATCAAAGAAATAAGTGAGATCACAAACCTGAAAGAAGGTACCGTCAAGACAAGAATAAGCCGAGGGAAGGAATTACTTAGGAAAGAACTTGAAAGGAGAGGTTTAGAACGATGA
- a CDS encoding FMN-dependent NADH-azoreductase: MAEVLYITANPKTAEESFGLAAGEEFINAYREANPDDEVIRLDLYEYDLPYIDTDVFNGWGKLQQGHAYDQLSADEQDKVRRINVLTEQFKKADKYVFVTPLWNFSVPPKMKAYIDCVAIAGSTFKYTEDGPVGLLDDKKALHIQARGGIYSEGPAAELEMGDRYIRNVMGFLGVKDMESVIIEGHAAMPDKAEEIKSKAIEEAKQIATQF; this comes from the coding sequence ATGGCAGAAGTATTGTACATCACAGCAAACCCAAAAACTGCAGAAGAATCATTTGGACTAGCAGCAGGTGAGGAATTCATTAATGCTTACCGTGAGGCGAATCCTGATGATGAGGTGATTCGTCTAGATCTTTATGAATATGATCTCCCTTATATTGATACTGATGTTTTCAACGGATGGGGGAAGCTTCAGCAAGGGCATGCTTATGATCAATTAAGCGCTGATGAACAGGATAAAGTGAGACGGATAAACGTGCTTACTGAACAGTTCAAGAAGGCAGATAAATATGTGTTCGTCACACCACTGTGGAATTTCAGTGTCCCTCCAAAAATGAAAGCGTATATTGACTGTGTTGCAATCGCAGGATCTACTTTCAAATATACAGAAGATGGTCCAGTAGGGCTGTTGGATGATAAAAAAGCCCTCCATATCCAGGCGCGCGGAGGAATCTATTCAGAGGGTCCGGCTGCCGAACTGGAGATGGGTGACCGTTATATCCGCAATGTTATGGGATTCCTGGGAGTGAAAGATATGGAGTCCGTTATCATTGAAGGTCATGCAGCAATGCCAGACAAGGCAGAAGAAATCAAATCGAAAGCGATTGAAGAAGCAAAACAAATCGCAACCCAATTCTAA
- a CDS encoding DUF3892 domain-containing protein, with translation MDKEHFTGVRKDENGKIQMFQTSSGREISYEDAIKEVDNEMIEGVSVVREEDGETYIRSNPDNRRDNNLDGLPIF, from the coding sequence ATGGATAAAGAACATTTTACTGGAGTACGTAAAGATGAAAATGGCAAGATTCAAATGTTTCAAACAAGCTCCGGTAGAGAAATATCGTATGAAGATGCAATCAAGGAAGTTGATAATGAAATGATTGAAGGTGTCAGTGTAGTAAGGGAAGAGGACGGTGAAACATATATCCGCTCTAATCCTGATAACCGAAGGGATAATAACTTGGACGGTCTGCCTATATTCTAG
- a CDS encoding Fe3+ hydroxamate ABC transporter substrate-binding protein yields MFMIKSKCSKCEKEIKSNEEVFVKLRYPKVRGMAEIKAYLHNEGTFICLDCISK; encoded by the coding sequence GTGTTTATGATTAAATCGAAATGCTCGAAATGCGAAAAAGAAATAAAATCCAATGAAGAAGTGTTTGTGAAATTACGGTATCCCAAAGTCAGAGGTATGGCAGAAATCAAAGCTTATCTACATAATGAAGGCACCTTTATATGCCTTGACTGTATAAGTAAATAA
- a CDS encoding VCBS repeat-containing protein translates to MSMELLARKLGDVNGDGMPDLIYLTGTLPFSDSPFRENITLWIQDGKTRRIYQLPLKTSMGYQPSLFLGDFTGNKIDDIFINIFSGGSGGLTYNYVYSFVKNNPKILFDYEVFNDLYHYKVVYLDGFKVRVTRIETKSSFIIDIQYKGKDYLDQLYNEEGKLKSPVEGSVNALGGLYPVDFQGNGVYDLLAYQRIIGLYNADGLGWLNTYLRWKESTFEPYNQTIQIF, encoded by the coding sequence ATGAGTATGGAGTTATTGGCACGTAAACTTGGCGATGTGAACGGAGATGGAATGCCTGATCTCATTTACCTGACAGGGACGCTTCCTTTTTCGGATAGTCCTTTTCGAGAAAATATCACATTATGGATTCAGGATGGAAAGACCAGAAGGATATACCAACTACCGTTAAAAACATCCATGGGGTATCAGCCATCCCTATTCTTAGGGGATTTTACTGGAAATAAGATTGACGATATCTTTATCAATATATTTTCAGGCGGATCCGGTGGGCTCACCTATAATTATGTATATTCATTCGTAAAAAATAACCCGAAAATCCTCTTTGATTATGAAGTTTTCAATGACTTGTATCATTATAAAGTTGTCTATCTAGACGGCTTTAAGGTGAGAGTAACCAGGATTGAAACAAAAAGTTCATTCATAATAGATATCCAGTACAAAGGCAAGGACTATTTAGACCAATTATATAATGAAGAGGGAAAGCTCAAGAGTCCTGTTGAGGGATCTGTCAATGCGCTTGGCGGGTTATATCCAGTCGATTTTCAAGGAAATGGTGTATACGATCTGCTGGCTTATCAACGGATTATCGGGCTATATAATGCGGATGGACTAGGCTGGTTGAATACGTACTTGAGGTGGAAGGAATCAACCTTTGAACCGTACAACCAGACCATCCAGATTTTTTAA
- a CDS encoding YqcI/YcgG family protein produces MKTESRYLLTKEAIEKGADLPEWLLEEYKTFSQVVNDPTFPCYFGRTAQRKGELRYSYIEHNKWSHLPEAVESFLSLFEEPNPKRHGLFIFVEPESTEKSLEYYRSYFWDILQYLHHYDRFRWPHEAPKDPDHFLWDFHFAGQPIFTFGNAPAYKQRKTRNLGNSLILGFQPRAIFQGLEGTEKGGIMSREKVRARVEKWDGLPKHPDISHYGDPDHNEWKQSFIGDDIEPIKGKCPFHHKDS; encoded by the coding sequence CTGAAAACAGAAAGCCGATATCTACTAACAAAAGAAGCCATCGAAAAGGGGGCTGATCTCCCTGAATGGTTATTAGAAGAATATAAGACGTTCAGCCAGGTTGTTAACGATCCTACATTCCCCTGTTATTTCGGCAGGACTGCCCAACGCAAAGGTGAACTGCGCTATTCTTACATTGAACATAATAAATGGTCCCACTTGCCAGAGGCTGTCGAGAGTTTCTTAAGCTTGTTCGAGGAACCAAACCCGAAAAGACATGGGCTTTTCATTTTTGTGGAACCTGAAAGTACAGAAAAATCACTCGAATACTACCGCTCATACTTCTGGGATATCTTGCAGTATTTGCATCATTACGATCGTTTTCGATGGCCGCATGAAGCACCAAAAGACCCTGACCACTTTTTGTGGGACTTCCATTTCGCTGGTCAGCCGATCTTTACCTTTGGCAATGCGCCTGCCTATAAACAACGGAAAACGAGGAATTTAGGAAACAGTTTGATTTTAGGCTTTCAACCTCGTGCAATTTTCCAGGGACTCGAAGGAACAGAAAAAGGCGGAATCATGTCACGTGAAAAAGTGAGAGCACGAGTAGAAAAATGGGACGGACTTCCGAAACACCCTGATATCAGCCATTACGGTGATCCTGATCATAATGAATGGAAACAATCGTTCATTGGAGATGATATTGAGCCTATAAAAGGAAAATGCCCTTTCCATCATAAAGACAGTTAA
- a CDS encoding dimethylarginine dimethylaminohydrolase family protein produces the protein MKGIALGSSIHCSTEFSTLKKVLMVKPSFMEINEAINETQKHYQETNIDTSLALQQHETFVHELNQHGVEASLLPAEPSLHEQVFTRDIAFTIHDQLFLGSMRERVRQEETTILKDWLQENSIPFQNAIPGFIEGGDVVIDGSTIWVGKSGRTSLQAIEHLQTRLPSFHIELLKLRSDILHLDCVFNIISDHTALVYPEAFAPKDFRKIKSRFEIIPVTKEEQFHMGPNVLSIGNKKIISLPQNDRLNHEIESKGFDIIPVDLSEIIKSGGSFRCCTLPLQRE, from the coding sequence ATGAAGGGAATAGCATTAGGAAGCAGTATTCATTGCAGCACAGAATTTTCAACGCTCAAGAAGGTACTAATGGTAAAGCCATCTTTTATGGAAATTAATGAAGCAATCAATGAAACTCAAAAACACTACCAAGAAACCAATATTGACACCTCACTTGCTTTACAACAGCATGAAACATTCGTACATGAACTGAATCAGCATGGAGTGGAGGCCTCCTTACTTCCTGCTGAACCGAGTTTACATGAGCAGGTATTCACAAGGGACATCGCCTTTACAATTCACGATCAGCTATTCCTAGGTTCAATGAGGGAAAGAGTACGCCAGGAGGAAACGACAATTTTGAAAGACTGGCTTCAAGAGAATTCGATACCTTTTCAAAATGCGATTCCTGGATTTATTGAGGGCGGTGATGTCGTTATCGATGGTTCCACCATTTGGGTTGGAAAAAGTGGACGAACTTCACTTCAAGCAATTGAGCATCTTCAAACGCGTCTTCCTTCTTTCCACATTGAACTGTTAAAGCTCAGGAGTGATATTCTTCACCTTGATTGTGTGTTCAATATTATTAGTGATCATACAGCGCTTGTTTACCCAGAAGCTTTTGCACCGAAGGATTTTAGAAAAATCAAATCAAGGTTTGAGATCATACCTGTAACGAAAGAGGAGCAGTTTCACATGGGGCCGAACGTACTTTCTATAGGGAACAAAAAAATCATCAGCCTCCCACAGAATGATAGATTGAACCATGAGATAGAATCAAAAGGATTTGACATCATCCCGGTCGATTTGTCTGAAATCATTAAATCTGGCGGATCGTTTCGATGTTGTACTCTGCCACTGCAAAGAGAATAA
- a CDS encoding GNAT family N-acetyltransferase, with translation MNEVPKIETNRLILRDVTSDDAEDMFNYLSDGEVVKHMGLPPSQTIADVLDEIKWYTSILEEGSGIRWGITLKDAGKVIGSCGFLNMVPKHYRAEVGFELSKEFWGRGIAGEALRAMVKYGYVHYRLERIEALIEPDNLPSQKLVEKHGFIREGLLRHYEYTCGKFDDLYMYSLLKNDID, from the coding sequence GTGAATGAAGTTCCGAAAATAGAAACAAACAGATTGATTTTAAGAGATGTAACATCAGATGATGCTGAAGATATGTTCAATTATCTATCTGATGGAGAAGTTGTGAAACACATGGGGTTACCACCTTCTCAGACTATTGCAGACGTATTGGATGAAATCAAGTGGTATACCTCTATCCTTGAAGAAGGCAGCGGTATCAGGTGGGGGATTACCCTTAAAGATGCCGGAAAGGTCATCGGAAGCTGTGGTTTTCTCAATATGGTGCCCAAACATTATCGAGCTGAAGTCGGATTCGAATTAAGCAAAGAATTTTGGGGTAGAGGGATAGCTGGCGAAGCATTACGTGCTATGGTGAAATATGGGTATGTTCACTACCGATTGGAAAGAATTGAGGCTTTGATCGAACCTGACAATCTCCCGTCACAAAAACTGGTAGAAAAACATGGTTTTATAAGAGAAGGCTTGCTTCGGCATTACGAATATACATGTGGCAAATTTGATGATTTATATATGTATTCGCTCTTGAAAAACGATATCGATTAA
- a CDS encoding S41 family peptidase gives MYLTIFDDVVHILHNDYSGCVDKKGWDNPSFYRNQIKKLNAAENSDEMFVQIVQDYLLDFNDLHMSFKYIGEMKNTLYEVGFKVRRYNDLLYVVSTGKEKRVKPGDVITALDGIAISDLVEIHKRRLMEQEAERENWNDILSLYNRASITDEAGKAFDIEVDKYEIEPVQAEYSIEVMTEDTLFLKLTDFMNHDAIIKLISDNELLLVNHKNLIIDVRVNKGGSDLAYLELLPYLFDGEVIDLKSFDDGVMLTNCTIRNVELRTKFLKNAFSTLEDVSTRNQINMMINTLEEYKGKGFVELDFSDMEESLLLKTKSGPESIILLTDVYCGSSGDSFVEICKNSRKVTVIGWPTLGLNDYSNLAVMGWDNKFELWYPTTKLSKVDEGKGMSGVGIQPDIYIPWSPDHIKQDIDLQKALEHLQYLREYSC, from the coding sequence ATGTATCTAACTATTTTTGATGACGTAGTTCATATTCTCCATAACGATTATTCCGGATGCGTAGATAAAAAGGGATGGGATAACCCTTCCTTTTACCGGAATCAGATTAAGAAATTGAACGCTGCAGAAAATAGTGATGAAATGTTTGTGCAAATCGTACAAGACTACTTGCTTGATTTTAACGACTTGCATATGAGTTTTAAATATATAGGGGAAATGAAAAATACACTTTATGAAGTCGGGTTTAAGGTCAGAAGATACAATGATTTGCTTTATGTAGTATCAACTGGGAAGGAGAAAAGAGTAAAACCTGGGGATGTTATTACAGCATTAGATGGGATTGCAATCTCTGATTTGGTTGAGATCCATAAAAGAAGATTGATGGAACAAGAAGCAGAAAGAGAGAACTGGAATGATATACTTTCTCTGTACAACCGTGCTTCTATAACGGATGAAGCTGGAAAAGCATTTGATATTGAGGTGGATAAGTATGAAATAGAACCAGTCCAAGCTGAGTATTCTATAGAAGTGATGACCGAGGATACATTATTTTTAAAACTCACAGACTTTATGAATCATGATGCAATAATAAAATTAATCAGTGATAACGAGCTCCTTTTAGTAAATCACAAAAACCTAATTATCGATGTGCGAGTAAACAAAGGTGGAAGCGATCTAGCCTACCTTGAATTGCTTCCTTATCTCTTTGATGGAGAAGTCATTGATTTAAAAAGCTTTGATGATGGTGTAATGCTGACGAATTGTACAATACGTAATGTTGAACTCAGAACTAAATTCCTGAAGAATGCTTTCTCGACTCTTGAAGATGTGTCCACACGAAATCAAATCAATATGATGATCAATACATTAGAAGAATATAAGGGTAAAGGGTTTGTTGAATTGGATTTCAGTGATATGGAAGAAAGTTTATTATTGAAAACAAAGTCTGGTCCTGAAAGTATTATTTTATTGACAGATGTGTATTGTGGAAGTTCGGGCGATTCATTTGTGGAGATTTGTAAGAACTCAAGAAAAGTTACTGTAATTGGGTGGCCGACATTGGGCTTGAATGACTATTCCAATCTTGCTGTGATGGGTTGGGATAATAAATTCGAGCTTTGGTATCCAACTACTAAATTATCAAAAGTCGATGAAGGCAAAGGGATGAGTGGGGTTGGTATTCAGCCTGACATTTATATTCCTTGGAGTCCTGATCATATAAAGCAAGATATTGATTTGCAAAAAGCATTAGAGCATCTTCAATATTTGAGAGAGTATTCATGTTAG
- a CDS encoding homocysteine S-methyltransferase family protein produces the protein MSGEKRTVRQRLEDGPVICGEGYLFELERRGYLQAGSFVPEVALENTQALEQAYRDFMNAGSDVIVAFTYNAHREKMRIIGKEDLVENLSRQAIRSAKKVAEEHPEEPALVAGNISNTNVFDPDDDTSKDEVRSMFAEMVDWCVDEGVDFILGETFYYHEEALIALEEIKKSGLDAVISLGLMGEGVLRDDFTVEESCKILEQNGALVVGMNCFRGPDTMQPHLEKIRENTEGYLAALPLPYRTTEEHPTFFNLPDGGCSCSLPTETTFPTSLDPLYHNRYELAEWAKKAHYDTDIQFIGLCCGASPAMIRAVAEAVGRVAPNSKYSPNMEKHFLFGQDETLKQHNVEYRTKA, from the coding sequence TTGAGTGGAGAAAAACGTACAGTAAGACAACGTTTGGAAGATGGACCTGTGATTTGTGGAGAAGGCTATTTATTCGAACTAGAACGACGTGGTTACCTTCAGGCAGGTTCATTTGTTCCTGAGGTTGCATTAGAAAACACACAGGCACTGGAACAGGCATATCGTGATTTCATGAACGCTGGATCTGATGTCATCGTCGCTTTCACATATAATGCTCACCGTGAAAAAATGAGAATCATCGGTAAAGAGGATCTTGTTGAAAACTTAAGCAGGCAAGCCATTCGTTCGGCAAAAAAAGTTGCTGAAGAGCACCCTGAGGAACCCGCACTGGTAGCGGGGAACATTTCGAATACGAATGTTTTCGATCCCGATGATGATACGTCAAAGGATGAGGTCAGATCAATGTTTGCGGAAATGGTGGATTGGTGTGTCGATGAAGGTGTAGATTTCATCTTAGGTGAAACGTTCTACTATCATGAAGAAGCGTTGATTGCCCTTGAAGAAATAAAAAAGAGCGGACTGGATGCCGTGATTTCGTTAGGGTTGATGGGTGAGGGCGTTCTTCGGGATGATTTCACAGTTGAAGAATCCTGCAAAATTCTTGAGCAAAACGGTGCGCTAGTTGTAGGAATGAACTGCTTCAGGGGACCTGATACGATGCAGCCACACCTTGAAAAGATTCGGGAAAACACAGAAGGTTATCTTGCAGCACTTCCGCTCCCGTACAGGACGACTGAAGAGCACCCTACCTTTTTCAACTTGCCTGATGGTGGATGCAGCTGCTCACTACCAACTGAAACGACATTTCCTACTTCCTTGGACCCACTGTATCACAATCGCTATGAACTTGCGGAATGGGCGAAGAAAGCTCATTATGATACTGATATCCAGTTTATCGGGTTATGTTGTGGAGCCTCTCCGGCTATGATTCGCGCGGTTGCTGAAGCAGTCGGGCGTGTGGCTCCGAATTCAAAATACTCACCGAATATGGAGAAACACTTCTTGTTTGGTCAAGATGAAACATTGAAACAGCATAATGTAGAGTACAGGACGAAAGCATAA
- a CDS encoding NAD(P)-binding protein gives MRHYPIMLDLYGKDAVVIGGGKVANRKIRSLVEAGASVTVVSPEVTANIKKLVQQGQINWIKKQVEAKDYQDAFVVIAATNGPDVNQRIAAQAGKHQLVNVVDDPDNGNFHVPAKLSRGRLTIAVSTGGASPILAKRIRDELAQTYDTTYEDYMDHLFDCRQKIKRMTLSEQEKRKILEECVSSWEKKS, from the coding sequence ATGAGGCATTACCCAATCATGCTGGATCTCTACGGTAAAGACGCGGTCGTCATTGGAGGCGGGAAGGTAGCGAATCGTAAAATCCGGTCACTTGTTGAAGCCGGTGCGAGTGTCACGGTTGTCAGTCCCGAAGTGACTGCCAATATAAAAAAGCTGGTACAGCAAGGGCAGATAAACTGGATTAAAAAACAAGTAGAAGCTAAAGACTATCAGGACGCGTTTGTTGTAATTGCTGCAACAAATGGTCCTGATGTGAATCAGCGCATTGCTGCACAAGCTGGAAAACATCAACTAGTCAACGTCGTCGATGATCCAGACAATGGAAACTTCCATGTTCCTGCAAAACTATCAAGAGGCAGACTAACCATTGCCGTCTCGACAGGCGGTGCAAGTCCAATATTAGCAAAAAGAATAAGAGATGAACTGGCACAGACCTACGACACAACGTATGAAGATTACATGGACCATCTATTCGACTGCCGTCAAAAAATCAAACGGATGACGTTAAGTGAACAAGAAAAACGAAAAATACTCGAAGAATGCGTGAGTTCATGGGAAAAGAAAAGTTGA
- a CDS encoding sirohydrochlorin chelatase, whose protein sequence is MQAILYVGHGSRVDEARNQAAQFMKQSMEHQSTPIQEISFLELAHPTIEEGFKRCVERGATSIVVVPILLLTAGHAKKDIPMELERLQSRWPAVSITYGRPFGVHEKIIDILIERIYDKAKPIDDAMVLLVGRGSSDLDVKRDLREIADRLYEKHRFKRVETSFLAAAEPSFEEGLEQAKRYGHKQVFVVPYLLFTGILMKSMEKTIRKLTRENQEFILCDYLGYHPNLQEVVSERTQELIGVGV, encoded by the coding sequence ATGCAAGCAATCTTATACGTCGGTCATGGGAGTAGAGTGGATGAAGCAAGGAACCAGGCTGCACAATTCATGAAACAAAGTATGGAACACCAGTCCACTCCGATTCAGGAGATCAGCTTTCTCGAATTGGCACACCCGACGATCGAAGAAGGTTTCAAGCGTTGTGTTGAGCGCGGCGCAACCAGTATCGTAGTTGTACCGATATTGTTGCTTACAGCAGGGCATGCGAAAAAGGACATCCCTATGGAACTGGAACGGTTGCAAAGCCGTTGGCCAGCTGTCTCAATCACTTATGGCCGTCCGTTCGGAGTACATGAGAAAATCATTGATATTTTAATCGAACGGATCTATGACAAGGCAAAACCGATTGACGATGCAATGGTTCTTCTAGTCGGAAGAGGCAGCAGTGATCTGGACGTGAAAAGGGATTTACGAGAGATTGCAGATCGATTATATGAAAAGCATCGGTTCAAAAGAGTTGAAACATCCTTTTTAGCTGCAGCTGAGCCAAGCTTTGAAGAAGGACTTGAACAAGCAAAGCGATATGGTCATAAACAAGTGTTTGTTGTTCCCTATCTCTTGTTTACGGGGATTTTGATGAAAAGCATGGAAAAGACAATCCGAAAACTGACAAGAGAAAATCAGGAATTTATTTTATGCGACTACCTCGGTTATCATCCGAACCTTCAGGAAGTAGTCTCCGAACGGACACAGGAATTGATTGGTGTTGGCGTATGA
- the cobA gene encoding uroporphyrinogen-III C-methyltransferase, translating into MGKVYLVGAGPGDPGLITVKGMKCIEEADVILYDRLINKELLNYAKDDAELIYCGKLPDYHLMKQETINHFLVKNGLKGKTVTRLKGGDPFVYGRGGEEAEALAKHGLEFEIVPGITSGIAAPAYAGIPVTHREHSSTFAFVTGHRRKDKEEDDLRWESLAKGIDTLAIYMGVKNLPYICAQLTKHGRPSETPVALVHWGTIGEQQTVTGTLDTIVDVVERNEIKNPSMIIVGEVVRLRDKLNWFERLIEPESELQKKVAF; encoded by the coding sequence ATGGGTAAAGTCTATCTAGTAGGTGCCGGACCGGGGGATCCAGGATTGATCACGGTCAAAGGAATGAAATGCATAGAGGAAGCAGATGTCATTCTTTACGATCGCTTGATCAATAAAGAGTTGCTGAATTATGCAAAAGATGATGCAGAACTGATTTATTGCGGAAAATTACCAGACTATCATCTGATGAAACAGGAAACGATCAATCATTTTCTCGTAAAGAATGGGCTGAAAGGCAAAACCGTCACGAGATTGAAAGGCGGGGATCCGTTCGTATACGGCAGGGGCGGTGAAGAAGCGGAGGCGTTGGCAAAGCACGGACTGGAGTTCGAGATCGTCCCTGGAATCACTTCAGGGATTGCCGCTCCTGCTTATGCGGGTATACCGGTTACACACCGTGAACATAGTTCAACGTTCGCTTTTGTGACTGGCCACCGCCGCAAGGATAAAGAAGAGGATGATCTGCGCTGGGAAAGCCTTGCAAAAGGGATTGATACACTTGCGATCTATATGGGTGTCAAAAACCTACCGTATATTTGTGCACAACTTACAAAACACGGACGCCCCAGTGAGACGCCTGTCGCCCTAGTGCATTGGGGAACCATAGGGGAACAGCAGACCGTGACAGGAACATTAGACACGATTGTCGATGTTGTCGAACGAAATGAAATTAAAAACCCGAGTATGATCATCGTCGGAGAGGTCGTCCGTCTCCGCGATAAGCTCAATTGGTTCGAACGTTTGATTGAACCAGAAAGTGAATTGCAGAAGAAAGTCGCTTTTTAA
- a CDS encoding DUF3906 family protein, whose product MDLYRFEVTTDTDVIPVIIAAENDEAAFRLVEVELEKYFFRLPEVDDISLYEKKKIRKGNGFVLHEQETILSGS is encoded by the coding sequence GTGGACTTATACAGGTTTGAAGTGACGACGGATACGGATGTGATTCCGGTCATCATTGCAGCGGAGAATGATGAGGCGGCTTTCCGTCTGGTAGAAGTCGAGCTTGAAAAGTATTTTTTTAGATTACCAGAAGTGGATGATATTTCACTATATGAGAAGAAAAAGATCCGAAAGGGAAACGGGTTCGTCCTGCATGAACAAGAAACGATTTTAAGCGGCAGTTGA